Proteins encoded together in one Vigna angularis cultivar LongXiaoDou No.4 chromosome 5, ASM1680809v1, whole genome shotgun sequence window:
- the LOC128196671 gene encoding uncharacterized protein LOC128196671 has protein sequence MASDGCDPPIPPLAKSDKEKGKKKSYMVKLLNRFNNVNASSSQPSTPTSTSTARFVPPPLQVLGLTPTTPSIPPSLEVPTFTPSPQQFAADQWRSPSPHVGSNPTTPTNMPSPPPIGDNPPHSSSAANDFEDVSNNCPIITPIGGGFYPTKTASKAITATIKQQFDEPWVTWGNIPQTQRDVFFERFRGKVSWRSNHEEKVKKNFHTKASHRLSEMFKKARTEGKKPNWMGDIVWNGLLEKWNMPLYRQKCETAKKNRTSDKGGCLHTRGSISVHEHAIRLSQELGRSVHVDEIFQQTHIRASTGQFVDERSRRTHEEFEAKFSQIRSETASVGASACSPLDPADEERLRNQCWLDVAGGRYKGRVYGIGNVSAQDDCVDSYIQQTQASSSQQPMADDISNLHTRVSTHDDQLRQMNSQLQGFIGVIMQYLPPPVVAIAQQFFQSQNQPQTNRSSPSASVTVSHRVGDWLCPNRVFVIWCVAIAIGVRPSQRVVVRGLEGCSWRGLAGVWFVRVTELKGFDWGLRRVIAEGQH, from the exons ATGGCATCAGATGGTTGTGACCCTCCTATTCCACCTTTAGCAAAATCAGATAAGGAGAAGGGCAAGAAGAAATCTTATATGGTGAAGTTGTTAAATCGTTTCAATAATGTAAATGCTTCAAGTAGTCAGCCATCTACACCTACCTCTACCTCCACTGCTAGATTTGTTCCACCACCATTACAAGTTCTTGGTTTGACACCTACTACACCATCAATTCCACCTTCGTTGGAAGTTCCTACCTTCACACCTAGTCCACAACAATTTGCTGCTGATCAATGGAGATCACCCTCCCCCCATGTTGGTTCTAACCCAACAACTCCCACAAATATGCCATCACCACCTCCTATAGGGGATAACCCTCCACATTCAAGTTCAGCAGCCAATGACTTTGAAGATGTTTCCAACAATTGTCCAATCATTACACCTATTGGAGGAGG GTTTTATCCAACAAAAACAGCATCCAAAGCAATCACAGCCACCATCAAGCAACAGTTTGATGAGCCATGGGTGACATGGGGAAATATACCTCAGACACAAAGAGATGTTTTCTTTGAGCGTTTTAGG GGGAAGGTTTCATGGAGGTCTAACCATgaagaaaaggtgaaaaaaaatttccacACCAAAGCATCTCATAGATTATCTGAGATGTTTAAAAAGGCTCGAACAGAAGGAAAAAAACCTAATTGGATGGGGGATATTGTTTGGAATGGTCTTTTGGAGAAGTGGAACATGccactttatagacaaaaatGTGAAACGGCCAAAAAGAACAGGACATCTGACAAGGGTGGTTGTTTGCACACTAGGGGATCCATTAGCGTGCATGAGCATGCAATTCGTCTa TCACAGGAGCTTGGTCGGTCAgtgcatgttgatgaaatatttcagcaGACACATATTCGAGCATCAACAGGACAATTTGTCGATGAAAGGTCTAGGCGGACACAT GAAGAGTTTGaagcaaaattttctcaaataagatcTGAGACAGCATCTGTTGGTGCTTCAGCATGTTCTCCCCTAGACCCTGCAGATGAGGAAAGATTGAGGAACCAATGTTGGTTGGACGTTGCTGGTGGAAGGTACAAGGGACGCGTATACGGCATCGGAAATGTCAGTGCTCAAGATGACTGTGTTGATAGTTACATACAACAGACACAGGCATCTTCTTCTCAGCAACCGATGGCAGACGACATTTCTAACCTCCACACACGAGTATCAACCCATGATGACCAACTTCGACAGATGAACTCTCAATTGCAAGGCTTTATTGGCGTCATAATGCAGTACCTTCCGCCTCCTGTAGTCGCAATTGCACAACAATTTTTTCAATCCCAAAATCAGCCACAAACTAAT AGGTCCTCTCCATCAGCTAGCGTGACCGTCAGCCACCGTGTTGGTGATTGGCTGTGTCCAAATCGTGTGTTCGTGATTTGGTGTGTCGCAATCGCCATCGGAGTTCGTCCATCGCAAAG GGTTGTTGTTCGAGGGTTGGAGGGTTGTTCTTGGAGGGGTCTTGCTGGAGTGTGGTTTGTGCGTGTGACCGAGCTGAAGGGCTTCGATTGGGGTCTGAGGCGTGTCATTGCTGAAGGGCAGCACTGA